In Sebaldella termitidis ATCC 33386, one DNA window encodes the following:
- a CDS encoding PTS sugar transporter subunit IIB encodes MKDTVNILFVCGYGAGSSLIMKMTAEAAMKKFKINSDTKVTSVGEVNSYFDWADIIAVSEKLAEGIVLPSNKEVKMIKIANLVDGEKMGNDIYNTVKESFPTALKG; translated from the coding sequence ATGAAAGATACGGTTAATATTCTGTTTGTCTGTGGTTACGGTGCAGGAAGCAGTCTTATAATGAAAATGACAGCAGAAGCTGCCATGAAAAAATTTAAAATAAATTCTGATACTAAAGTTACATCTGTGGGAGAAGTAAACAGTTATTTTGACTGGGCAGATATCATAGCTGTATCTGAAAAGCTTGCCGAAGGAATTGTTCTTCCTTCAAACAAAGAAGTAAAAATGATAAAAATAGCTAATTTAGTAGACGGGGAAAAAATGGGGAATGACATATATAATACAGTAAAAGAAAGCTTTCCCACAGCTTTAAAAGGATAA
- a CDS encoding PTS sugar transporter subunit IIC — MNILKILFNFLVNDFLGNPIMLIGFLVALGYILRKETKSKTITGTITAMVGLNLIMFGGSQMTKYFKPITDAVNKAYGIKGYLMDPYAMRAATQEGLGSRFGLIGYVFLVAFMVNVLLVYFGKYTKMHGIFLTGHTGFAHSQAVLWLVVYYFAFGSAATVLISGVLLGVYWAFSTNLAIKSSNKITNNAGFTIAHNQMVGMWFFSKIAGFFGDPEEHDAEKMNLPGWLSIFNNNVVSVAIIMTIFIGCFMMTLGISGVQKLAGDSNWFIYILMSGINFSMYMVLILTGVRMFIGELSASFKGIQEKLIPNAVPGVDVAAILAYSPNAATLGFLFCTLGTIIGMGILMIFKVPYMVLTGFVPLFFDGGPIGVVANKYGGWRAVAISGVLLGLIHVFGTVWMLKISGLEDGIGWAGMFDWSTVWPAITELLRMIAKIFSLGPFAG; from the coding sequence ATGAATATTTTAAAAATTTTGTTTAATTTTTTGGTAAATGATTTTTTGGGCAATCCTATTATGCTTATAGGTTTTCTTGTAGCTCTGGGATATATACTGAGAAAAGAAACAAAAAGTAAAACCATTACAGGAACAATCACTGCAATGGTGGGATTAAACCTGATTATGTTCGGCGGAAGCCAGATGACTAAATATTTTAAACCAATTACTGATGCTGTTAACAAAGCTTATGGAATAAAAGGATATCTTATGGATCCTTATGCAATGAGGGCAGCTACGCAGGAAGGACTCGGAAGCAGGTTCGGACTCATCGGCTATGTATTTTTAGTTGCTTTTATGGTCAATGTTCTTCTTGTTTATTTTGGGAAATACACTAAAATGCACGGGATTTTTCTTACAGGACACACAGGATTCGCACACTCACAGGCTGTTTTATGGCTGGTAGTATATTATTTTGCCTTTGGTTCGGCTGCTACAGTTTTGATCTCAGGAGTTTTACTCGGGGTATACTGGGCTTTTTCCACGAACCTGGCAATAAAATCGTCCAATAAAATAACCAATAATGCAGGCTTCACTATTGCACACAATCAAATGGTGGGTATGTGGTTTTTCTCAAAAATAGCAGGATTCTTCGGTGATCCTGAAGAACATGATGCAGAAAAAATGAATCTTCCCGGATGGCTTTCTATTTTTAATAATAATGTCGTTTCAGTGGCTATTATTATGACTATCTTTATAGGCTGCTTTATGATGACTCTGGGAATAAGCGGTGTACAAAAACTGGCCGGCGACTCTAACTGGTTTATTTACATACTTATGTCGGGAATTAATTTTTCAATGTATATGGTACTGATTCTTACAGGAGTGAGAATGTTTATCGGCGAACTTTCGGCTTCATTCAAGGGGATACAGGAAAAGCTTATTCCAAATGCCGTTCCCGGCGTTGATGTGGCAGCTATTCTTGCTTATTCGCCAAATGCAGCTACTCTGGGCTTCCTCTTCTGTACCTTGGGTACTATTATCGGAATGGGAATTCTTATGATTTTCAAAGTACCGTATATGGTTCTTACAGGATTTGTTCCGCTATTCTTTGACGGCGGTCCTATAGGCGTGGTAGCAAATAAATACGGAGGCTGGCGTGCTGTAGCAATATCGGGAGTACTTCTGGGACTTATCCATGTTTTCGGTACTGTATGGATGCTGAAAATCAGCGGACTGGAAGACGGTATAGGATGGGCCGGAATGTTTGACTGGAGTACTGTATGGCCTGCTATAACAGAGCTGTTAAGAATGATTGCCAAGATATTTTCACTGGGGCCTTTTGCCGGATAA
- a CDS encoding sulfatase: MKAIIIFFDSLNRHFLPNYGNDWVNAPNFKRLDEKTLTFDRSYVGSMPCMPARRELHTGRHNFLHREWGPLEPFDDSMPEILKKAGVYTHMITDHFHYWEDGGATFHNRFSSYEMIRGQEGDHWKGEAEYKEDKEFLSIPEPHSGSGKVSSLWRYDRINRKYMDTEEKQPQSKVFSLSCEFIEKNSSYNNWLLHIETFDPHEPFFVKDKYLEQYKDTYSGPEFDWPRGEVKESPEAVEHIRKKYAALVSMCDKNLGMILDLMDKHNMWEDTMLIVGTDHGFLLGEHGWWGKNLMPYYNEIANTPLFIWDPRSKKKNERRNAIVQMIDWAPTLLDYFDVAIPETMKGKSLKETIETDVPVRKECIYGVHGGHVNMYDGNYTYMRAPAFKENKPLYNYTLMPMHMNKLFSVDEIKDAELSEPVNYSKNVPVLKFRAEDKYKIYKYGTLIFDINNDPKQLYPVKDKALEQNLTEKLIKNMEFHESPKDQYTRLGLNMPKEKKNV; encoded by the coding sequence ATGAAAGCAATAATCATATTTTTTGACAGTCTGAACAGGCATTTTCTTCCGAATTACGGTAATGACTGGGTTAATGCCCCTAATTTCAAAAGACTGGATGAAAAAACACTTACTTTTGACAGAAGTTATGTAGGGAGTATGCCCTGTATGCCTGCAAGAAGAGAACTTCATACCGGAAGACATAATTTTCTCCACAGAGAATGGGGACCTTTGGAGCCTTTCGATGATTCAATGCCGGAAATTCTGAAAAAAGCCGGAGTTTATACTCATATGATAACAGACCATTTTCATTACTGGGAAGACGGCGGTGCCACTTTCCATAACAGATTTTCCTCATATGAAATGATCAGGGGACAGGAAGGGGACCACTGGAAAGGTGAAGCAGAATACAAAGAAGATAAAGAATTTTTAAGCATTCCCGAACCGCACAGCGGCAGCGGAAAAGTTTCTTCCTTATGGAGATATGACAGGATTAACAGAAAATATATGGATACAGAGGAAAAACAGCCCCAAAGTAAAGTTTTTTCTCTTAGCTGTGAATTTATAGAAAAAAACAGCTCCTATAATAACTGGCTTCTGCATATAGAAACATTCGATCCCCATGAACCGTTTTTTGTAAAAGACAAATATCTGGAACAGTACAAAGATACTTACAGCGGACCTGAATTTGACTGGCCCAGAGGTGAGGTCAAAGAATCTCCGGAAGCTGTGGAACATATAAGAAAAAAATATGCTGCTCTGGTTTCCATGTGTGATAAAAATCTGGGAATGATTCTTGATTTAATGGATAAACACAATATGTGGGAAGATACTATGCTGATCGTGGGAACAGACCATGGTTTTCTTCTCGGAGAGCACGGATGGTGGGGAAAAAATCTTATGCCGTATTATAATGAAATAGCAAATACACCTTTATTTATATGGGACCCAAGGTCAAAAAAGAAAAATGAAAGAAGAAATGCTATTGTGCAGATGATAGACTGGGCCCCGACATTGCTTGATTACTTTGATGTTGCCATTCCGGAAACAATGAAAGGAAAATCTCTGAAAGAGACTATAGAAACCGATGTTCCTGTCCGCAAGGAATGTATTTACGGAGTTCACGGAGGACATGTAAATATGTATGACGGAAATTATACCTATATGAGAGCACCTGCATTCAAAGAAAACAAACCGCTCTATAATTATACACTTATGCCTATGCATATGAATAAGCTTTTTAGTGTTGATGAAATAAAAGATGCCGAGCTTTCAGAGCCGGTAAATTATTCCAAGAATGTTCCGGTATTAAAATTTCGTGCGGAAGATAAATATAAAATATATAAATATGGTACTTTAATATTCGATATCAATAATGATCCGAAACAGCTTTACCCTGTAAAAGATAAAGCTCTGGAACAGAACCTTACGGAAAAACTGATTAAAAATATGGAATTTCACGAGTCGCCAAAGGATCAATATACAAGACTCGGACTAAATATGCCTAAGGAGAAGAAAAATGTATAA